The Gallus gallus isolate bGalGal1 chromosome 3, bGalGal1.mat.broiler.GRCg7b, whole genome shotgun sequence genome window below encodes:
- the C2orf50 gene encoding uncharacterized protein C2orf50 homolog isoform X1, producing the protein MSVKMDTLKKGSGFRRSTLSSSWHPTGTALGQPASAPPLSRGSTWPGRAPPAARPRAEEQAALQQDQVQQDKIWRESVEAEWRGRKIWYQNWSFLKDYDQMGNKKEQKPLPDHTSVFSNTVPNSTNQNIGSRMNTELGKMLINMDYLFSRGAQKRKLEDDLQLS; encoded by the exons ATGAGTGTCAAAATGGACACATTGAAAAAGGGTTCTGGATTCAGGAGGAGCACCTTATCAAGTTCTTGGCATCCAAcaggcacagctctggggcAACCAGCCTCAGCTCCACCTCTGTCTCGTGGCAGCACCTGGCCTGGAAGAGCACCCCCGGCTGCTAGGCccagggcagaggagcaggcagcactgcagcaggaccAGGTACAGCAGGATAAGATCTGGAGGGAGTCTGTGGAGGCTgaatggagaggaagaaaaatctg GTACCAGAACTGGAGTTTCCTAAAGGACTATGACCAAATG GGTaacaaaaaggaacagaagcCACTACCAGACCATACGTCTGTGTTTTCAAACACAGTTCCCAATTCCACCAACCAGAACATTGGTAGTAGGATGAATACTGAACTTGGCAAGATGCTGATAAACATGGATTACCTCTTCAGCAGGGGAGCACAAAAGAGGAAACTCGAAGATGACCTCCAGCTTTCCTAA
- the PQLC3 gene encoding solute carrier family 66 member 3 isoform X2: protein MAAVLLDLAHWSTWAVCAVIKLPQLAAVLAAGSARGLSLGSLVLELAGFVVFLRYQIYYDYPLQTYLEYPIIIAQDVILLLLILHFNGNMKQALLYAVMFWGGWYMLTLRRWIIDLAMNLCTLISAASKLAQLRCLWQTKDSGQVSALTWSMSAYTCAKHRLQQCLEVVCSISSTNNNPFILQQEYLQL, encoded by the exons ATGGCGGCGGTCCTGCTGGATCTGGCGCACTGGAGCACTTGGGCGGTGTGTGCCGTCATCAAGCTGCCGCAGCTGGCGGCTGTGCTGGCGGCAGGGTCGGCGCGGGGGCTCAGCCTGGGCAGCCTCGTGCTGGAGCTGGCGGG CTTCGTTGTGTTTCTGAGGTACCAGATTTATTATGATTACCCTCTGCAGACATACCTGGAATATCCCATCATCATCGCACAAG atgtcATTCTCCTTTTGCTTATTCTACATTTCAACGGAAACATGAAACAAGCTTTGCTTTATGCAGTCAT GTTCTGGGGGGGCTGGTACATGCTAACACTGCGGAGGTGGATCATAGACCTAGCCATG AACTTGTGCACACTGATCAGTGCAGCGAGTAAGCTCGCTCAGCTGCGGTGCCTGTGGCAGACCAAAGATTCCGGACAAGTGAGCGCCTTGACCTGGAGCATGTCTGCGTACACCTGTGCAA AACACAGACTTCAGCAGTGTTTGGAAGTTGTGTGTTCTATCTCGTCCACTAATAACAATCCCTTCATTTTACAGCAAGAATATTTACAACTGTAA
- the PQLC3 gene encoding solute carrier family 66 member 3 isoform X3, with protein sequence MAAVLLDLAHWSTWAVCAVIKLPQLAAVLAAGSARGLSLGSLVLELAGFVVFLRYQIYYDYPLQTYLEYPIIIAQDVILLLLILHFNGNMKQALLYAVMFWGGWYMLTLRRWIIDLAMQEYLQL encoded by the exons ATGGCGGCGGTCCTGCTGGATCTGGCGCACTGGAGCACTTGGGCGGTGTGTGCCGTCATCAAGCTGCCGCAGCTGGCGGCTGTGCTGGCGGCAGGGTCGGCGCGGGGGCTCAGCCTGGGCAGCCTCGTGCTGGAGCTGGCGGG CTTCGTTGTGTTTCTGAGGTACCAGATTTATTATGATTACCCTCTGCAGACATACCTGGAATATCCCATCATCATCGCACAAG atgtcATTCTCCTTTTGCTTATTCTACATTTCAACGGAAACATGAAACAAGCTTTGCTTTATGCAGTCAT GTTCTGGGGGGGCTGGTACATGCTAACACTGCGGAGGTGGATCATAGACCTAGCCATG CAAGAATATTTACAACTGTAA
- the PQLC3 gene encoding solute carrier family 66 member 3 isoform X1, translating to MAAVLLDLAHWSTWAVCAVIKLPQLAAVLAAGSARGLSLGSLVLELAGFVVFLRYQIYYDYPLQTYLEYPIIIAQDVILLLLILHFNGNMKQALLYAVMFWGGWYMLTLRRWIIDLAMNLCTLISAASKLAQLRCLWQTKDSGQVSALTWSMSAYTCATRIFTTVMTTNDLIVLIRFITMLILNIWVTATILRYRRTKKTN from the exons ATGGCGGCGGTCCTGCTGGATCTGGCGCACTGGAGCACTTGGGCGGTGTGTGCCGTCATCAAGCTGCCGCAGCTGGCGGCTGTGCTGGCGGCAGGGTCGGCGCGGGGGCTCAGCCTGGGCAGCCTCGTGCTGGAGCTGGCGGG CTTCGTTGTGTTTCTGAGGTACCAGATTTATTATGATTACCCTCTGCAGACATACCTGGAATATCCCATCATCATCGCACAAG atgtcATTCTCCTTTTGCTTATTCTACATTTCAACGGAAACATGAAACAAGCTTTGCTTTATGCAGTCAT GTTCTGGGGGGGCTGGTACATGCTAACACTGCGGAGGTGGATCATAGACCTAGCCATG AACTTGTGCACACTGATCAGTGCAGCGAGTAAGCTCGCTCAGCTGCGGTGCCTGTGGCAGACCAAAGATTCCGGACAAGTGAGCGCCTTGACCTGGAGCATGTCTGCGTACACCTGTGCAA CAAGAATATTTACAACTGTAATGACTACAAATGATCTGATAG ttCTCATCCGTTTCATAACCATGCTCATTCTCAATATTTGGGTCACGGCCACAATCCTGCGCTACAGGAGAACTAAAAAGACCAATTAG